The window CATTAGCATCAAGTGTTGGATCTCGATTTGGATCAACATAAATTATTTCTTCGATTCCAGCATAACGTTTAGCTTTACCAGACCATGCTCGTTCCAGTGCAAATATAACACGATGTCCACGTTTAACAAGTTTTTCAGCAACACCAATACATGAATTCAGATGACCATAACTATCCAAAGTGACGAATAAAACagttaattgatttttagaCATGATTCAGacaaatttgaaatcaataatgaaatgaataatatgttcaataatgaaatgaaaaaaatcgattgatcgaaatGAATGGCCAAAAgttgacatttttatttctcattGGGTGGAGTGTATCCGCCGTAAATTTTCTACATTATCAATGACacaattaaattgaatcgaaattgaGCTACACTTTTGTTGGTGTATTTGAGTACAtccaattatcaatcatcatgatgataataatcatataatcaatttaatcaacatttgttgttaacgataaatttgttttgaaaactAACtgttgattgtgattgtaatgtcaatcaaacaacgactgtacaaagagaaaaaaaatgccgaccatcattattttttttcacttcttCGACGAGAGATAAATGTTTATCGggggtaatttttttttcttttcacagTAAACATACATGTAAATGtaattaataaaatgaaaatgttcagATTAGAATTTTGTAAACTTGTAAAGTTCAATTTCGATTAGTGataattttccaaaaaaaaaaaaaatcacaaataaaaaaatttcccgtAAAATGTTTTcccatccacacacacacacacacacacatatgttGTTACATgatttttgtgtttatgttttttattttgtccattttttcttgcaCATAAAATGGCAATgacatttcattatttcatgatgttgttgttttgatcatgatcaatctCTGCGTTTTTGGAttttcctcatcatcatcatcattgaatcgcGATTTCTCTTGTCAttctattgattgattgattgattgtttgtttgttattggcCCACCGAAAATAgccatcaatcaatgattgattagcgattgtgttttttttttaattctttccaaataaaaaggtcgatgaatttttctttatttttcttcaaaaaaaagaagaaaaataaaagattaTATTACCCCTGAAATatgtaatcatcaaaaagtatttgtttgtataaaaataaatgatgaacaaaacgaCGAATgttatttgtcatcatttgtttcgacaaacattcaatcaataatgaatttaaatacTTTTATGATGCTCTCGGTATTCGAGAATATTATAcagccatcattatcatcggcGATTAATgggcaaagaaaaaatctcatttggaatgatgaatttgataataCAGATCGATTGAACGATAATGAATGGATCTATGAACAACATTGTGGCCGATTTAATAAAGAGCTACAATGTTATACTAGACATCGAACGAAAAATGTACGAATTGAAAATGGCCATCTTATTATTGAAGCATGTGTGGAACCATTTAATGGTTATAATTTTACATCTGGTCGTTTATTAACACGAAAAGCATGGAAATATGGCCGTTTTGAAATTCGTGCTCGTATGCCTTATGGTTATCAATTATGGCCAGCCATTTGGATGTTGGCCAAACATGAAACTTATGGTGGTTGGCCAACAAATGGTGAGATTGATATTGCCGAAATTATTGGCAATACAGCCGATTTAATGTCATCCAGTGTACATTATGGACCAActgaaaaaacaatgatatcAATGACAAGTggtgtgaaaaatttttccattgatctAAGTAAAAGCTTTCATTCATACACATTGGATTGGAcatcaaaacaattattGTGGCTATTGGATGATCAACCATATTATTCAGTCAATTTAGATCGTATGATGTGCTGTAATGATTCTAATATAAAATCACCATACAATAAAAAAGGACAACCATTTGATCAgccattttttctcatacTAAATGTTGCTGTTGGTGGTACATTTTTTGGTCCACCACCTTATGTTACACCGGAACAAGCAAAATATTGGCGAAAAAATACAATGgaaattgattatataagaatttttcaatgaaaaaaaataaaaaattgattcagattttcttttatttatttattaatttgttgcttttaatcaaatttttcagatttaaataaacaaaacactATTTCCATGTCATATGAGTGACAATagtcgatttttgttttcatttcaattttcaattcgaatcaggaatcaaattcaatgatttataatactgttgttgttgttccatttgTGCCAATTTTCTTCGCCGATTATGTTCTTCAATACGTGCACGACGAATTAAATCTTCTTGTTTACGAATACCATccaaatcgattgataaaaatatattgACGATAAGCAACAAAACAGTGATAATCAATGCAATCAAATAGAATTGTATATCAAATATTGTCATATAGAtatcaatcattatgattaacATTGCCGTTCCATTGAATGCTACGGCTAATGACCAATTACGTCGTATAACACCGAACCAACCGAATAATGATGCCAAAAATATAACAATAGCAAATAATGTAATATAAAGAAGTTTACCAGCCTAAAGAAGATAATAcaaagatgaaaatcaatgattgaatggatatgtgtaaaattaaattatactTACAATACGTGATTCATCACTACCTTTATCGGCTTTATTAGCCACATCAATCCAATGACAATAGGATAAAATGGCCAATGTCACACAGACAATGATACGAATTGGAAACAGAATAtgtaacaataatgatttcatttggaAACGTTTCGTATGTCTTAGATcgtgttgttgataattcataatgattggatcaccaaaaaaaaacaatggtaCCGAACAAAATgggaaaattttcgattcaataaaaacaacaacaacaacaacaaaggtTATTGTAGAGACGATCAAAGACGTCGGTAATGGTGTTTTTGTCTTTTACATTTATTCTTCGAATTCGAACATGCTCGtaggatggaaaaaaaaagtaacgATTCTTTATAACATTTCtacattattcatttcacattCGTTTTGGTTTAGGTTTATTAACAAAGTTAAGTTTTGATGGCATCATGACAACCAGCAGTagcagaagaaaaaacaattggtGTAATTTGGTGCATTGAATAATGtgttgaacacacacacatacagacaAACATAAAGAATAAAGTGGcctaaaaataaacaacaacgttAATGTtgcaattgaattcaaataatgaacacaaatacaaacaagaaaaaaaacgtacgTGAATAAGATTTATAATGGTGATATATATACAGCAGTCTCATTTAcgtattcttttttttttcctggccAGAATCCAATAAAATCCAAGAAATGATCGTTGTCTCTGTGCATGGTGGCTGCCaaaatagaataaatgaagaaaaaagataaattaCCAACATACGAGAGACACGACCATGATCGAATTATAtatggagaaaaaacaacgacaatgatgaatcgatcgattcatCAATCGATGGTATACATTGAGAATGTTTTTAAGGTGGTATATCTTCAAAACATGATCGATTGTCCAAAAATCTAAATAataagacaacaacaaaaaaaattcattaaagtCATAAacaattatattatattattattatattcaaaacaactgaatttttattacctcattttcattacctggattttatattattaacAAATCGATaagattaaaaaataaagaggCGAATAATAAAGTGGCGGTGGATGGTATATTGgatagaaaattaaaaaaaaaatcgatcaatcaatcaatcgattgttatcaccgttgtttgtttgctttaCATTGCCAATATTttaagccaaaaaaaattgaaatcaatcaatcaattatctATATTGGTGTGTGTactcagaaaaaaaattgggatAAAATTGGTTTAAAATTCATTAGATAAATAATTAAGTCATCATGTGATCGAGGATTTTTCAATCacttgaaatcaattttttttgtccaaaaaaaaagattagaaattgataataaatccaaataaatatatggtaaatgacaaaaatttgattccattcattcgattttaataatgacaatgatgatgaaaattatttcattgataatcgCAACATTTTCTTTACTATTCATTGGTCAATTTGTATTGGCCGAAGATGATCAACAGCAACCGCCCATTGTGACCATAAAAAATGGCAAAGTTCGTGGCTATACGAAAACATTGTTgtatgaaaaacgaaaattattCGTATATGAAGGTATTCCATATGGAAAACCTCCTGTTGGTGAATTACGTTTTAAACCATCACAACCGATTGATAATTGGAATGGTATCTATGATGCTCATGGTTATCGAAATGCTTGTATGCATTCAAACTTGATTAAACCGGATAATGAATTTCCTGAAACTAAACATCAATCAGAAGATTGTCTTTTCCTAAGCGTATTTCGTCCAGCTACTGaaacgcaaaaaaaattaccagtTATGTATTGGAttcatggtggtggttttgaAACCggtacaattttttcttttgtttatgATCCATCATATTTGAGCGGTATTGGTGATGTCATCGTTGTTACTGTCAATTATCGCTTGGGTACATTTGGTTTTATGTATGCCGACGATGAAGAAGCTCCAGGTAATGCAGGACTTTATGATCAAATTCTCGGTCTAAAATGGACACGCGATAATATCGAACAATTTGGTGGTGATCCCGATCAGATTACCATTTTTGGTCAATCAGCTGGCGGTATGAGTGTATCGGCTcttttattatcaccattaacCAAAGGTCTATTCAAACGTGCTATTATGCAATCTGGTGCGGTTAATTCATGGATGGGATcgaacaataaaaatgaagcattgaaaaaaactaaattaaTTGCCAATGCATTGAAAtgtccaaatgatgatatcaaaCAGATGGTGAAATGTATACGTAATGCATCGGCCAATGATATTGTTAATGCTAATCAATATGGCCGTAATATTGGGATGGTTTTATCACCCGTATATGGTTCGGAATTATTGCCAAAAAATCCAGTTGAAGCATTGAAAAATGGCGATTTTCATCGTGAAGTAGATCTTATGTTTGGTGTAACACGAAATGAAGGATCCGTTTTTGCTGAAGTAATATTTCCGAAATTTTTATCGCCCACGATTAAGAATCCACAATTCACACGAATCCAGGcacaaacattgattgaattattgtTTGGTGTTTTCAAGGCAAAAGATCCAAAAACTATTGCAGAGTTTtatgtgaaaaatatttccgATTCCGATGTCGATGGATTACGTAATTCTGTCAATTCAGCATTCGGTGATTATCATCTGATTTGtccatcaatattttttggcGAAACTTTCGCCAGTCACAGCGAATCGAACAATGTATATGGTTATCATTTGGTGCATAAACCAACAATATCGGCTATAGTTGAATGTGTTGGATATATGGGTGTATGTCATGGTGATGATCTTGTATATTTATTTGGTTTTCCCATTGAATTACGTGGTATCGGCTATTCAGAGGATGATTTCTATCAATCAATGGACATGATTAAAGCATGGTCTAATTTTGCACATAATGGTCAGCCAGGTAAATTTGGTAATATCGAATGGCAACCAACATTGAAAAagcattcatcattatcatcaaattccaGTGCAACTGTTTTACAAATGGATGTACGTGGTAAACATCGTATggttgataattattttgttcCTTTTTGTGAGAATTTTTGGCGACAACGAATCTTTGTctaattttcattctatatagagaaaaataagtttctgatttgattcgattttgatcaataaattctaaaaaaaataacaaaatttcatGCATGTAGCGACAtcttttttcagaaaaaaagtttttttatttgaaataaataaataaaataaaaataagattaatttacaaaaaaaaataggctAATGTGGACTAATTACATCAAAAATGTCGTTACTCAATTTGTTTTCCAATTTAATCATCTGCAATTCAagatcattcaatttgatcatatCATCTTCTTGTTCAACTTGATCAATGATTGCTTTTAAATCGTTGACATTTTTCTGTACTGTTTTACCATCATCTTGAcgatttttctctttaagATATGCCAGAGTATTTTCACCACGTTGAACCATATCTTTGGCACGATTCACCAACTTTGTATGAATATCTGGTGCATCCGAATATGCCATCTCGATTTccaatgacatttttttgatcactAATgttaattctttttcaagaattgccattttttcatcatccgtTTGCTGATTTCGATAAGTTtgcatcaattcattcaacaatggTATATCTTTTTCCAAATGACGAACTTCACGATTACGATGCTGTGATTTCAACATTTCCAATGCATCTTTAGCTTGTTTGCCAATTTCTTCACCTTTTTTCAGTAATTGTTCTTTACTATCAACATCGGCAATGATGCCTataaaacaaatagaaaaaatgtgattattcatgagaattcaaaattaatacATTAATTACCGTTGATCAGAAGGGCGAGAGAtacgatggtgatgatatgattcatttttctctgGAAATTAATTATGTTTCGTTTACTTCGaaatgatattgattgtgacacagaaaatgatgaatgatgaacaataattGTCCAAATGAGATTTTTATATAGTCAAAAATGCAGCTAAAATATGTTGAAATATACGCCATAATTGGTTATGGAAATTTATTATGAATCAAGTGTTTCCGTAATCATCATGTGATTACGACTTTctattgtaataataatcattatcatcatcgtaatcaaTTACTTTACACAAGACGAGTCATGCAACAAACCAACAAgtgaattaaatgatgatgatgataaaactgGTAATGTGATTTTTGGCACGGATATCTTGAAAAGGTAATGCCTAACATTCCAGGATGTACCcatattaattgaatttaaatatatGTATCTTAAAGGGCAAAAATAACAAGGTCAGAAACACAAAAcgataatttttgaattttttttttacattcgaATTCTATGTCAACAGTGACGAAGCGATGACGGTAGAAATAGAAGTGTCAcaaatgtgatttttttttaaattttaattttgaaaaacaaaatcaaatcaaacaaaaaaaatgctacAACGAATACAGATTAATGTTTCAagattaaattttaaattatgtAAAACTTTggtcaatcaattttcaacaaataaatctAGTCCACaatttaatgaattatttatgaatgaattcaatgttgatgaacaaTTCTTTCGAAATGTACAGAATCAGCAAAGAATTATGGAAAATATTCGTGCCAGagaaattgttgataatttcaGTGAATTATTCGAAAACAATCTGAATGCCGAACAATTGggcgatcgattgattaaattaaGTCGAACATTACCTAATGATTTCCATCCAATTTGGTATCATATGTTTACTTGAAATTCCGTGTTTATCCCCTTTTTTTaacactgtttttttttatccctCCAAAAAGGAATGATCGTCAACATCAAACAACGATCGTTGATAATATTGGTCAGAAacgaaatttcaattttaaaccATTAAAAGCTGAAGATATCCTTTTCGACATGAAATTGGCCggattttcatcaatgacaCGTGGTAAACTTGGTATGGTTGGTGGACCAAGATCTTATATGTTTGTTGAACAGTTAGCTGAATTATCACTAGCATTGGCCCGATGGACAATGActaaattgattaatgaatatGGATTTACATCTGTGATCACACCTAATCTTATTTATGCTGATTTTGTTCGTGCATGTGGATTTGAACCATTCGGTGAACGAACACAAGTTTATACGATGGAAGGACgacaaaatgtttgtttagCCGGCACAGCTGAAATGCCATTAGCATCGATGAATTTGGGTGAAAATTTTGCCACCGAAAATGATCTACCTAAACGTTATTGTGCGCTTAGTCGATGTTATCGTGCTGAAGCTAAATCATCTGGTGAAATGTCTGGCTTGTATCGAGTTCATTATTTCGATAAAGTTGAAATGTTTGCTTTGACACAGGCAAATGATTCTGACCgaatgttgaatgaatttgttgagATTGAAAAATCTTTATTCAAAGAACTTGGATTATATTTTCGTGTTGTTGATATGCCACCAAATGAATTGGGACCAGCAGCATATCGTAAATTTGATATTGAAGCCTATATGAATGGTCGTGATTTTTGGGGTGAAATATCTTCAGCTTCAAATTGTActgattatcaatcaaaacgaTTGAATATAACATATCAGAAATATTATCTAGATCCAATAAGTGAAGCAATCACTgaagtgagaaaaaattatgtacATACTGTCAATGGTACGGCCTGTGCTATACCACGAATTATCATTGCCatgattgaacaaaatcaaaatgaaaaacaagattattttcaaattccagAATGTTTAAAAccatatatgaaaaatgatcgaatcaaaacaatggaaataaaatgaaattctgaCGATCTATCGAGTaatttcgaaaaattcaaattcaggTTCTGTGATCCATTTTTCCTGTGTAAAGTCACAGCGATCAATACGACTTTGTGGACTGCCTTCAGTACGTAACCAATATTTcctatcgaaaaaaaaatatgaataaatacaAATCAATGACAGGAAAATGTCTGAAAATATCACTaacatcaattcaattttatccgGCGGACCTTGCATTATGCCCATGACGGTTCCATCGATTTCATTTCGTACATAGCCTTTTAAATTCCATGATTTGGCTTGATTTTGTGTATACTAATAACACAGAATGAAAGTAAACCAATGTTAATCGATGCCAAACAGCAATTCTGTTAGCTTACTTTTCGAAAAAATACTcctaaaaaaacaaaatgtaagtgaaaatttgaaacaataaatgcgaaaaaaaaacaaacaaaccttGAACTCGGCCATAAACTTTGAAATTAACCGAAAGAATTGacattgttgaatgattattattattataaataaataaaaaagaaagacTAGAATAAACAATCAGACCGATGAATATGATtgtcaattgatgatttgtgagcataatttttttttttgttttcaaatcacCTTTTACCGGATcacgtgatttttttttagtgtttatttttcaaaataaacatcgatacaatcgataatatatgtgcagaagaaaaaaaaacaagtgtACTCTACTACTAGATGGCAgagttttgatgattttccaACAAAAATCGAGTATCATTTAGAAATtctgcaaaaaaattttcgtcgATGTTCTttgttctttgtttttttttttgttttttggtttgacCAACCAATAATCGGTAAtgtgatattgttgttgatgtcaaattgtacagaatttttctttttttaaaaattttatttccacttttcaaaaaaaaaatagatgtTTGTCcgagcaaaagaaaaaaaaaacattacaaCGGAAAAAACTTTCTGATTTCTGGAGCAACTTTAACATTGTTTTAGGTGttggaatttgaatttctcaACCAATCATCccccaccatcaccattaccaATCACCACTCACATTGGaatctatttttgtttgttattacAATGAATAACCATCTAAAAGCAATGTAAGTTTTCGATTTATGCAtgtctctctgtgtgtgtgtgtgtgtatgtatgtaacTTTGTATTttgaatcgatcgatttcaGAGTAGATCGatcgagagaaaaaaaacagatcaAACTTGTAAATTTGTTTcgtaatttgtttttttttttgttgtctttgCAATGACCGTCTTTGTTTTGCGTTTGTTAAAAAAATCGTATAAATCttaatcgaatgatgattaatatatTGACCATAACAAACATGGTTATctgaatcgttttttttcgaaattttcatccaatttgatgattcagaataatgaaaaacaaaaaaaaaacacacacacacaagtgcCAATAAATTTTCCCCATAGAATTagtgatttaaaaaaaaatggaaatggaaaacaaGGACAtggtttttcgtttttccattctgttgttgttattttgtgacattgaaactttttattttttttaggaaatttttgttgttgttgttgttgttgttcaccattattattcacgaaactttttcttcttgtgtttttttattttgttttttgccatttgttgtttgaaagagagaaacaaaattgaacaattttaaCGAAATGTAACGAAACTTGAATTCTCGGATATCATGTTTCCTGTGTTTATTGTAGATCGATatatatagagagagagagagtggaaaaaaatcctgcACTTTCAATAgttgtgaatgaaaacagGATGAAAATGGCCATTGTGTAGCATCACAGtgtttttttgcatcaattcggtatttattttttttcactagaaaaatttatcgaaatgaaataaaaaaaaagaccttTAGGGCTTTCTTGAAtgtcaggaaaaaaaatcaaaataaaaatgaaattaaaattacatcatcatcaccaatgtGGTTGATCgcaagaaaattgaaaatggaatgCAAACCATTGAGATTCCAATTTTCTGATcaacgatgaatgaatgaatgaatgatgatgatgatatttattcaccagtaatcatcatcattcattcgttgttgttgttgatgttttttatcTTCTGCAcggtaaaattttttattttttttttggaatggACAGATTGGatgtcatgtttttttttcattcagttccccatgatgatgatgatccattgaATCCAATGTATGTCTCTGGTGAcctgtctattttttttctctggtttttttttttttttttttttttttttttttggttgttgttgtgtttcaaattttttcatttcatttcatttcatttttgtttgtttcattttttttctttgaaatggTAAATTTGACgcttttgattgttgttgttgttgttgtaccaTTTCACGGTATAAATACGATACGATTTGAAACACAGCAACAACgacagaaaagaaattttttttttttcatttattgtctagtcatcatcaaactgTCTAGGTTAGTCTTTTCGTTGcccattgtgtgtgtgtgtgtctgtgtttatatagaatatatatgtaacaacaatagaaaaaGGCCCTGAtctttgtcgttgttgttattggatgaagtgaaatgaattttttttctctgatgataatgatgagttGAGTGGATCAgcgatacattttttttgcgttcAATAGTGATGAAGTGGatatttttgccatttttttcagatacAGATTttaagttttttgttgttgttgattattcactgatgatataaatatgtatcgaataataataaagagtATCAAATGAcctccgtgtgtgtgtgtgtgtgtgtgcatgtttctggaacaaaaacaaccaaaggaaatgaaatgaaaatggtccTTGTGAtccataaatgatgatgataagttcttatgattcatatttttctctttctctttgttgttgttgttgttgttattgcttAATTGTCTCAAATTATCACGATACCaatttggttttgttgttgttgttgttgttattttctaCTTTattaaataacaacaacaatgatgatgaccccttatgatattatttttttccaggtCAAATATATTGGCCATATGGTCCTtaggacattttttttggctattaTGTCTCTGTCTCtttgtcgtttgtttgtcaatttcatttttggacCGCTAGTGAACCACTACTGAcctaaacttttttttttttttttttttgttttgtttgaattgcTATATTTAGACGACCTTTATACAACATTTAGCTCACCCGTATAtagtgattattattattattattgatcatcatcaacattcagtgatcatttttgttatggttatgattcgattgatattgatgtttACTTGTTTtgcataatcatcatcgccaataataataataataacgccGATCAATCTGTTTATTTGTGTGACaatgagagaaaagaaaaaatctttgacCTTAGACAtaccaacaaacaaaagtctattatgtgtgtgtgtgtgtgaaagaCATAGGGTTCCTAGTGGCGAGATTGACCGTTGTGTACACGGtggatcaatcaaatgtCCGAATtcacttttgttgttgttgttgttgtttatttatttgtttgtttgtttgattggcTAGGCGATCGGTGTGATGGGTGAGTTGTGGGGG of the Dermatophagoides farinae isolate YC_2012a chromosome 1, ASM2471394v1, whole genome shotgun sequence genome contains:
- the LOC124492104 gene encoding glucan endo-1,3-beta-glucosidase; translation: MNLNTFMMLSVFENIIQPSLSSAINGQRKNLIWNDEFDNTDRLNDNEWIYEQHCGRFNKELQCYTRHRTKNVRIENGHLIIEACVEPFNGYNFTSGRLLTRKAWKYGRFEIRARMPYGYQLWPAIWMLAKHETYGGWPTNGEIDIAEIIGNTADLMSSSVHYGPTEKTMISMTSGVKNFSIDLSKSFHSYTLDWTSKQLLWLLDDQPYYSVNLDRMMCCNDSNIKSPYNKKGQPFDQPFFLILNVAVGGTFFGPPPYVTPEQAKYWRKNTMEIDYIRIFQ
- the LOC124492106 gene encoding uncharacterized protein LOC124492106, producing the protein MNYQQHDLRHTKRFQMKSLLLHILFPIRIIVCVTLAILSYCHWIDVANKADKGSDESRIAGKLLYITLFAIVIFLASLFGWFGVIRRNWSLAVAFNGTAMLIIMIDIYMTIFDIQFYLIALIITVLLLIVNIFLSIDLDGIRKQEDLIRRARIEEHNRRRKLAQMEQQQQYYKSLNLIPDSN
- the LOC124492097 gene encoding cholinesterase, with amino-acid sequence MTMMMKIISLIIATFSLLFIGQFVLAEDDQQQPPIVTIKNGKVRGYTKTLLYEKRKLFVYEGIPYGKPPVGELRFKPSQPIDNWNGIYDAHGYRNACMHSNLIKPDNEFPETKHQSEDCLFLSVFRPATETQKKLPVMYWIHGGGFETGTIFSFVYDPSYLSGIGDVIVVTVNYRLGTFGFMYADDEEAPGNAGLYDQILGLKWTRDNIEQFGGDPDQITIFGQSAGGMSVSALLLSPLTKGLFKRAIMQSGAVNSWMGSNNKNEALKKTKLIANALKCPNDDIKQMVKCIRNASANDIVNANQYGRNIGMVLSPVYGSELLPKNPVEALKNGDFHREVDLMFGVTRNEGSVFAEVIFPKFLSPTIKNPQFTRIQAQTLIELLFGVFKAKDPKTIAEFYVKNISDSDVDGLRNSVNSAFGDYHLICPSIFFGETFASHSESNNVYGYHLVHKPTISAIVECVGYMGVCHGDDLVYLFGFPIELRGIGYSEDDFYQSMDMIKAWSNFAHNGQPGKFGNIEWQPTLKKHSSLSSNSSATVLQMDVRGKHRMVDNYFVPFCENFWRQRIFV
- the LOC124492105 gene encoding uncharacterized protein LOC124492105, coding for MNHIITIVSLALLINGIIADVDSKEQLLKKGEEIGKQAKDALEMLKSQHRNREVRHLEKDIPLLNELMQTYRNQQTDDEKMAILEKELTLVIKKMSLEIEMAYSDAPDIHTKLVNRAKDMVQRGENTLAYLKEKNRQDDGKTVQKNVNDLKAIIDQVEQEDDMIKLNDLELQMIKLENKLSNDIFDVISPH
- the SerRS-m gene encoding seryl-tRNA synthetase, mitochondrial, with protein sequence MLQRIQINVSRLNFKLCKTLVNQFSTNKSSPQFNELFMNEFNVDEQFFRNVQNQQRIMENIRAREIVDNFSELFENNLNAEQLGDRLIKLSRTLPNDFHPIWNDRQHQTTIVDNIGQKRNFNFKPLKAEDILFDMKLAGFSSMTRGKLGMVGGPRSYMFVEQLAELSLALARWTMTKLINEYGFTSVITPNLIYADFVRACGFEPFGERTQVYTMEGRQNVCLAGTAEMPLASMNLGENFATENDLPKRYCALSRCYRAEAKSSGEMSGLYRVHYFDKVEMFALTQANDSDRMLNEFVEIEKSLFKELGLYFRVVDMPPNELGPAAYRKFDIEAYMNGRDFWGEISSASNCTDYQSKRLNITYQKYYLDPISEAITEVRKNYVHTVNGTACAIPRIIIAMIEQNQNEKQDYFQIPECLKPYMKNDRIKTMEIK
- the LOC124492108 gene encoding acylphosphatase-1 — its product is MLTNHQLTIIFIGLIVYSSLSFLFIYNNNNHSTMSILSVNFKVYGRVQGVFFRKYTQNQAKSWNLKGYVRNEIDGTVMGIMQGPPDKIELMKYWLRTEGSPQSRIDRCDFTQEKWITEPEFEFFEITR